One Siniperca chuatsi isolate FFG_IHB_CAS linkage group LG5, ASM2008510v1, whole genome shotgun sequence DNA window includes the following coding sequences:
- the bmp3 gene encoding bone morphogenetic protein 3, translated as MALYSRFVVVLLYGWSYLCVGYCAMLKTDNFPERRKVDFTHSVDKKHPAKDDQDLLLQDTMTEHMQMLYAKYNRAGFPFKDGNTVRSFKAHWGIINKKQLQIFNLTSLTKSEDVLSATLHYYIGDLQNNTQGCSRAKSCGRHGPRRHSHIHMVIWSFASVDNKMRTLGHFRINVSTLYRDFISWQWKDITRVVNQAKNHDELLIGIDVASQGPQPWKRLLSDRSPYILVYANDSAISEPESVVATLQRHHPVGGEGSVSHSFHKLGLRERNDTEQEQSKPRHKRSVNVLLPLQNNELPGPEYPYETTGWDETSPYEPFENKQARRPRKKTRKNQRHKMPLLQFDEQTIKKARKKQWNEPRNCARRYLKVDFADIGWSEWIISPKSFDAYYCSGSCQFPMPKALKPSNHATIQSIVRAVGVVPGIPEPCCVPEKMSSLSILFFDEDKNVVLKVYPNMTVDSCACR; from the exons ATGGCTCTCTACTCTCGGTTTGTGGTCGTACTGCTTTACGGATGGAGTTATCTGTGCGTTGGATACTGCGCGATGCTGAAAACAGACAATTTCCCCGAGAGACGAAAGGTGGATTTTACGCATTCGGTGGATAAAAAGCACCCCGCGAAAGACGACCAGGATCTCCTTTTACAGGATACAATGACGGAACACATGCAGATGCTTTACGCGAAGTACAACCGGGCTGGATTTCCCTTCAAGGACGGCAACACTGTCCGCAGTTTCAAAGCGCACTGGG GTATAATCAACAAGAAGCAGCTGCAGATTTTCAACCTCACGTCCCTCACCAAGTCAGAGGACGTTCTGTCAGCCACTCTTCACTATTACATCGGAGACCTTCAGAACAACACCCAGGGCTGCTCCAGGGCCAAAAGCTGTGGCCGCCACGGCCCCCGGAGGCACAGCCACATCCACATGGTCATCTGGAGTTTTGCCTCTGTGGATAACAAGATGAGGACTCTGGGACACTTTCGGATCAATGTGTCCACCCTCTACAGGGACTTCATATCTTGGCAGTGGAAGGACATAACTCGTGTGGTCAACCAGGCCAAAAACCACGACGAGCTGCTTATTGGGATCGATGTGGCCTCACAAGGGCCCCAGCCGTGGAAGAGGCTCCTGTCGGACCGCTCACCCTACATCCTGGTCTACGCCAATGACTCTGCCATTTCAGAACCTGAAAGTGTGGTGGCCACCCTCCAGAGACACCACCCGGTGGGAGGGGAGGGCTCCGTTTCACACAGCTTCCATAAACTGGGACTGCGTGAGCGAAACGACACTGAACAAGAACAGTCGAAGCCCAGACACAAGCGCTCGGTAAACGTTCTGCTCCCGTTGCAAAACAATGAACTTCCCGGGCCCGAGTATCCGTACGAGACGACCGGGTGGGATGAGACGAGCCCATACGAGCCTTTTGAAAACAAGCAGGCCCGTCGGCCGCGTAAAAAGACACGCAAGAACCAGCGGCACAAGATGCCCCTGCTGCAGTTCGACGAGCAGACGATCAAAAAGGCGCGGAAGAAGCAGTGGAACGAGCCCCGGAACTGCGCTCGGAGATACCTGAAAGTGGACTTTGCTGACATTGGATGGAGTGAATGGATTATATCACCTAAGTCGTTTGATGCCTACTACTGCTCCGGGTCCTGCCAGTTCCCCATGCCAAAG GCTCTGAAGCCCTCTAACCATGCCACCATCCAGAGCATAGTGCGGGCAGTGGGCGTCGTCCCAGGCATCCCCGAGCCGTGCTGTGTCCCCGAGAAGATGTCTTCCCTCAGCATCCTCTTCTTTGATGAGGACAAGAACGTGGTGCTGAAAGTCTACCCCAACATGACTGTAGATTCTTGCGCCTGtagatag